In Pantanalinema sp., one genomic interval encodes:
- a CDS encoding 2-hydroxyacid dehydrogenase encodes MNIAVFDTRPYDRASLDEANEAFGHALTYFESRLGPETVALAKGFPAVCAFVNDTLDAEVLATLREGGTRLVALRCAGFNNVDVGAAEGLGLTVVRVPAYSPYAVAEHAVALLLSLNRKTHRAYARVREGNFSLSGLVGFDLHGKTVGIVGTGRIGAAFARIMHGFGCRLLAHDPYPDPALSGELGLRYVPLEELLSEADVVSLHLPLSHETTHLIDDAAIARMKPGALLLNTSRGGLVDTGALIKGLKSGKLGGAGLDVYEREAGLFFEDMSGLVLQDDQLARLLTFPNVLITAHQAFLTDTALRNIAETTLDNVTRFEAGGESPNAVTARHPLPPRT; translated from the coding sequence ATGAACATCGCCGTCTTCGACACCCGCCCCTACGACCGAGCGTCCCTCGACGAGGCAAACGAGGCCTTCGGCCACGCGCTGACCTACTTCGAGAGCCGCCTGGGCCCCGAGACGGTCGCCTTGGCCAAGGGGTTCCCCGCCGTCTGCGCCTTCGTCAACGACACGCTCGACGCCGAGGTGCTCGCCACGCTGCGCGAGGGGGGCACCCGGCTGGTGGCCCTGCGCTGCGCGGGCTTCAACAACGTGGACGTCGGCGCCGCCGAAGGCCTCGGCCTGACGGTCGTGAGGGTGCCCGCCTACTCCCCCTATGCCGTGGCCGAGCACGCCGTCGCTCTGCTGCTGAGCCTCAACCGCAAGACTCACCGCGCTTACGCCCGGGTGCGCGAAGGCAACTTCTCCCTTTCCGGCCTGGTCGGCTTCGACCTGCACGGAAAGACCGTGGGCATCGTGGGCACCGGGCGGATCGGGGCGGCCTTCGCCCGGATCATGCACGGCTTCGGCTGCCGGCTGCTGGCCCACGACCCCTACCCCGATCCCGCCCTGAGCGGCGAGCTCGGCCTTCGCTACGTCCCCTTGGAGGAGCTGCTCTCGGAGGCCGACGTGGTCTCCTTGCACCTGCCCCTCTCGCACGAGACGACGCACCTGATCGACGACGCGGCGATCGCCAGGATGAAGCCCGGCGCCCTCTTGCTCAACACCAGCCGAGGCGGCCTCGTGGACACCGGCGCCCTGATCAAGGGCCTCAAGAGCGGCAAGCTCGGCGGGGCGGGGCTCGACGTCTACGAGCGCGAGGCGGGGCTCTTCTTCGAGGACATGTCGGGCCTCGTCCTCCAGGACGATCAGCTGGCGCGGCTGCTCACCTTCCCGAACGTGCTCATCACGGCGCACCAGGCCTTCCTCACCGACACCGCCCTGCGCAACATCGCCGAGACGACGCTCGACAACGTCACGCGCTTCGAGGCGGGCGGCGAGTCGCCCAACGCCGTCACCGCCCGGCACCCCCTTCCCCCGCGCACCTGA
- a CDS encoding aminotransferase class V-fold PLP-dependent enzyme, with product MPIDISRARAETPGCDHVIHLNNAGAALMPQPVLDATIAHLQLEARIGGYEAARQVDDAVEQVYDDIARLIGAHRDEIALFENATRAWDMAFYAIPFKAGDRILTSASEYASNFIAFLQTAKKTGVEIAVVPNDEHGQISLSALREAMDERVKLIALTHVPTNGGLVNPAEEVGAIAREAGVLYLLDACQSVGQLPIDVKAIGCDFLSATGRKYLRGPRGTGFLYVSSEVLERLEPAMLDLHAASWTRSDRYELRSDARRFESWEASIAGRLGLGAAVRYALDWGLDAIEERVVQLAERLREGLSALAGVTVQDQGLRRCGIVSFTVDGHDPLALREALSAQGINLTTSSVGSTRLDMEARHLAMVLRASVHYYNEEREIEALVAALSRLALPA from the coding sequence TTGCCCATCGATATCAGCCGCGCCCGCGCCGAGACCCCCGGCTGCGACCACGTGATCCACCTCAACAACGCGGGGGCCGCGCTGATGCCGCAGCCCGTCCTGGACGCCACGATCGCTCACCTGCAGCTCGAGGCGCGGATCGGGGGCTACGAGGCGGCGCGCCAGGTGGATGACGCCGTCGAGCAGGTCTACGACGACATCGCCCGGCTCATCGGGGCGCACCGCGACGAGATCGCCCTGTTCGAGAACGCGACCCGGGCCTGGGACATGGCGTTCTACGCGATCCCCTTCAAGGCGGGCGATCGCATCCTGACCTCGGCCTCCGAGTACGCGAGCAACTTCATCGCCTTCCTCCAGACGGCGAAGAAGACGGGCGTCGAGATCGCGGTCGTCCCGAACGACGAACACGGCCAGATCTCGCTCTCGGCCCTGCGCGAGGCGATGGACGAGCGGGTCAAGCTCATCGCGCTGACCCACGTGCCGACCAACGGCGGGCTGGTGAACCCCGCCGAGGAGGTCGGGGCGATCGCAAGGGAAGCCGGGGTGCTCTACCTGCTCGACGCCTGCCAGTCGGTGGGGCAGCTGCCCATCGACGTGAAGGCCATCGGGTGCGACTTCCTCTCGGCGACGGGGCGAAAGTACCTGCGAGGCCCGCGCGGCACGGGCTTCCTCTACGTCTCTAGCGAGGTGCTGGAGCGGCTGGAGCCCGCCATGCTCGACCTGCACGCCGCGAGCTGGACGCGAAGCGATCGCTACGAGCTTCGCTCGGACGCCCGCCGGTTCGAGAGCTGGGAAGCCAGCATCGCGGGCAGGCTCGGGCTCGGGGCCGCCGTGCGGTATGCCCTCGACTGGGGGCTCGACGCCATCGAGGAGCGCGTCGTCCAGCTGGCCGAACGGCTTCGGGAGGGCCTCTCGGCCCTAGCTGGGGTCACGGTGCAGGACCAGGGCCTGCGGCGCTGCGGGATCGTCTCGTTCACCGTGGACGGCCACGACCCTTTGGCGCTGCGCGAGGCGCTCTCGGCGCAGGGCATCAACCTGACGACCTCGTCGGTGGGCTCGACCCGGCTCGACATGGAGGCCCGTCACCTGGCGATGGTCCTGCGAGCCTCGGTTCATTACTACAACGAAGAGCGCGAGATCGAGGCACTCGTCGCGGCCCTGTCCCGGCTCGCTCTGCCCGCGTGA